The following coding sequences are from one Panthera leo isolate Ple1 chromosome E1, P.leo_Ple1_pat1.1, whole genome shotgun sequence window:
- the LOC122206468 gene encoding CMRF35-like molecule 5: MWLLPVLFLLVIQGHFCTREGKKVRGTLGGTLTVRCAYGPGWESYKKWLCRGNDWHSCKILVKTTGSEQLVKKGQVSIQDNHSRRTFTMTLEDLQQDDADTYWCGIEQFGTDVGIEFSVIVNPAPNPTDSPKPVARTTLPSWTSSRPFPQGINSSQPMDLNSPLTRSGTIASTVEAEKRKGVPSFHHQSSAAPVISPVWMLLVPPFLATLELLRQG; this comes from the exons ATGTGGCTGCTCCCGGTTCTGTTCCTTCTTGTCATCCAGG GCCACTTCTGCACCCGTGAGGGAAAAAAGGTGAGAGGCACATTGGGGGGCACACTGACTGTGCGCTGTGCATACGGTCCGGGATGGGAATCCTACAAGAAGTGGTTGTGTCGCGGGAATGACTGGCATTCCTGCAAAATCCTTGTGAAAACCACTGGGTCCGAGCAACTGGTGAAGAAGGGCCAAGTGTCCATCCAGGACAATCACAGCCGACGCACATTCACCATGACCTTGGAGGATCTCCAGCAGGATGACGCAGACACTTACTGGTGTGGGATCGAGCAATTTGGCACTGACGTGGGGATCGAATTTTCCGTGATTGTCAATCCAG CCCCTAATCCAACAGACTCTCCCAAGCCTGTAGCGAGAACAACGCTGCCCAGTTGGACTTCCTCTCGTCCATTTCCCCAGGGCATCAACAGCAGCCAGCCCATGGATTTGAATAGCCCGCTAACCAG GTCGGGGACCATTGCCTCCACtgtggaagcagagaaaagaaagggtgtACCCTCATTCCACCATCAGTCCTCAGCCGCACCTGTAATCTCTCCTGTGTGGATGCTCCTGGTACCTCCTTTCCTTGCCACCCTCGAGTTGCTCCGCCAAGGATAA